In Paenibacillus protaetiae, the genomic stretch GCGCAATTAATGAACTTCTCGATTTGCGGAATCAATCGGATAACCCGGCTGAAATTAAGGGTATCGACAACCGTTTGAATGATTTGACTCATCAGTTGTTTATTCTTGAAGCTTAACCGTATATAGGAGACTTGCATGCTGCGTATACAGCGAGCGAGTGTTGCAGTAAGAGCCGCCTGAGAAGCGGCTCTTTTTTTTGCGTTTTGTCATGATTGGGCCAATGGACGGAAACATTAATGGCATTCCGAACGTCAATGGTTACAAAGGAGAGTGACTACCATGAACAAAACTCAAATCCGCTGCTCCCTTGCATGCTTCATTGTGGCAGCTGCAATTACAATGGGAGGCTGCGCGAACAATAACGGCAGCTCAAACGGCAGCAATGTTTCCGAATCGCCGCCTGCTTCAGCAACGGTTTCTCCCGGCAACAATCCGTCTTCGGACGCAACGGCAACGCCGCCCGCACAGGAGACTTCCAAGCCGGACGAGAGTAAAGCGCTGCTGGAGACGATTGAGGCGGCTGCCAAGGAGGGCAAGGTGCCCGGCTGTAATTATGCAGCCCATATAGCGCTATACGATGATATTGAAAAAGAGTGGGGCAAAGCGGATAAAAACGATACAGCCGGAAAAGGCATTTACGCGGTTTATGAAAATAAAGGGATTACGTTTGGCTACAATAAAGGCATGCTTGTATTTGATGTCCGTTCCTACGCTCCGGAGCTTAAGCTGCTGACGCTTAAGCAAATTGAAGGAGCGCTTGGCCAAGCGGATGAAAAAACAACCAGCGGCGATGATCAGATCTACACGTATAACGTAAATAAGCAATATCAGCTGAAATTTGCGATTCCGGAATCTACCGGCAAAGTGGATCATATTTCCGTCTACAGCCCCGAAGATGCGAAAAATTTAATGGCGGGTTAACGGACCAAATGATGCGGAACAACATACGTTAATACGGGAAAAAATTAATATTCCGGGGCGTTAAAAAACAGTTGCTTTTGCACCGGATAGATGTTATTTTTAATCTCGTTGAACGAAATGGTTAGCCATAATAGGAACCAGGATTCACTCAGGACATGGTTATGTTGCGAGAGAGTATTCCCTCGGGAAGTGAATGACGTAGGTCCTAGCGGATGAAATTTTTAAACATTTTATTCCTAGGAAGGGGGACCGAAAGATGGAGTATTCAACTTTCGGACGACACGTTGCGGTTGATGCTTGGGGAGTCGATTTTGATCTGCTGAACAACGCTGAGTTGCTGCAGGCTTATATGGTTGAAGCTGCAGAAAACTGCGGGGCTACCGTACTTTCGGTGCAATCGAAGCAATTTGAACCTCAGGGAGCAACGGTGCTTGTACTGCTTTCGGAAAGCCATCTCTCCATTCATACGTATCCTGAGAGAGGGTTTGCCGCGCTTGACTGCTATACTTGCGGTGAATCGGTGGATCCGCAGCTTGCTATTGATTGCATGCTGTCCGTATTGAAGCCTAAAACAACGTATGCCAAAAAGCTTGTTCGCGGTATGGGCGAGCTTCAGCTTGAAGAACCACACATCATGCAAACCAAGTTTGTTTAATGGACATAAATGTTGAAATAACCATGGACGAAAGTCCATGGTTATTTCTTTTCTTAAATAGGGAATAATGGATACAGGTTTTTCAAATATTATTCATAAATGAACGGCTTATGAATGTCGAACTATGCTATACTTAACGTTGAAATTAGACAACATCAGGAAGTTTGGAAAGGCAGGTGACATGCGCATGCACATTATGGTCGTAGGACTTAATTATCGAACGGCTCCAGTAGAAGTGAGGGAACGCTTTACGTTCTCGGAACAGGATTTGCCGGAAGCGCTTCGGCAGCTTAAGCAATCGACAGGCGTTATGGAATGTGTCATTGTTGCAACCTGCAATCGTACGGAATTGTATGTAGTCGTGGACAGGCATCATATGTGCGGGCATTACATTCGCAGCTTTATGGAGTCATGGTTTCATTTGCCGCGGCAGCAGTTTACCAATCATTTATACATGTATGAAGACCATGACGCTATCAAACATCTGTTCCGCGTAGCAAGCGGACTGGATTCCATGGTTATTGGCGAAACGCAAATTCTCGGACAAGTCAAAGATGCATTCCAGCTTGCCCAGCAGCATAAAATGACGGGCACGCTGTTTAATATGCTTTTTAAACAAGCGGTAACGGTTGCGAAACGCGCACATACGGAAACGGCGATTGGCGAATTGGCCGTATCGGTCAGCTATGCGGCTGTGGAGCTTGGCAAACGGATTTTTGGAGCGTTCCATAAAAAAACCGTTATGCTGCTTGGCGCCGGAGAAACAAGCGAGCTGACAGCCAAACATCTGGTTGCTAACGGCGCAACCAATGTTATTGTCGGCAACCGCACGTATGAACGGGCAGCAACGCTTGCCCAGCAGCTGAACGGGCAGGCATTTGGCCTGAATGAAGCGGGCAGCCGGTTAAGCGATGTCGATATTATTATCAGCTCCACCGGAGCGTCCGGTTATGTATTAACAAAGGACGAGGTAGCTGCAGCGATGCAGCGGCGCAAATCCAAGCCGCTTTATTTGATTGATATTGCAGTTCCGCGGGATTTGGATCCTGCGATTGCAGAAGTAGACAACGTGTTCCTGTATGATATAGACGATCTGGAGGGCATCGTGGAGACGAACCTGGAGCTTCGGCGCAAGGAGGCGGCCAAAATCGAAACGATGATCAAAAAAGAGATGGATGCTTTTGATTCGTGGTATAAAACGCTTGGCGTCGTGCCGCTTATCCGCGCACTTCAGACAAAAGCGGAGGAAATTCACGAGGAAACACTGCACAGCTTGACGAATAAGCTGCCTGATCTCGGCGAGCACGAGCTGAAAGTGATCCGTAAGCTGACGAAAAGCATCGTCAATCAAATGATGCAAGATCCGATTCTTCGAATTAAAGAGATGGCCGGCGAGAAACGCTCGGATGAAGCGATGGATATGTTTGTTAAGCTGTTTGCGCTGGAGGACCGCCTGGAAGCGGACAAGCAGGCTGAACGGCAGGCGAAATCCGAAAAAGAAGCTGCTGACAAAAAGAAAATGGCACAAAACCAAGCAGCAATAACGTTTGCGGCTATGACACCTTAACGCTTAAGCAGAATTTCGCTTTAGGGCCGTAATGTGGAGGCGCACATATGGGAACGGCTAATTGGTTATATGACGCGATACTTTATATTTATGCCCTGAGCTTACTGTTTTACTTCTCCGATTTTATGGATGCCAATCGGAGAGCGAAACGGGTAGGTACAGGGCTGTTAATTTTTGTATGGGTTTTACAGACGGTATATGTATTAATTCGTATTTTCCATCATTTGGATTTAAGCGCCATATCGACCTTTGAATACTGGTTAGGTTTTTCATGGCTGCTGATTACCATTTCTGTTGTCATGAACCGCTTTTTTAATATTGAGTTTCTCGTTTTTTTTGTTAATGTCATTGGCTTTGCGGTGTTGGCTCTGAATTTGTACAGCGGCAGCCGGAACGGCGTTTCCATTGAAGCTTGGGAAACGACGCGCAACCTGCTGTACGTGCATATCAGCCTGATCTTATGCGCATACGCGGCTTTAACGCTTGGCGTATTGTTCGCTGCGATGTACCTGTTCCTGCACAAGCAGTTGAAAGGCAAAAACTGGACAAAACATATGCGCAGGCTGCCCAGCCTGGAGATGATTAAACGTTATTCGGACCGGGCCGTCATGATCGGCGTACCGCTGCTTGCGATGTCCCTGTCAGTAGGCGCAACTTCGATTATTGTGGAGAACAGGCTGGAGCTTCTGCTGGACTGGAAAGTTATTTTCGCATTTCTTGCTTTTATCAGCTATATTGTTTATGTCGTACAAAGATCACTCGGAAGAAAGCCGGCTTTAAAGCTGGCGCAGCTTCAAATTTTTTCGTTTATTTTGCTGGTATCCGGCTTTTTTGTAAACGGGTTGTCATCATTCCATTAACGGGCACAGGGAGCGGGCGGGTTGAGCAATTATTATCCAATGATGGTTCGGTTAAACGGGAAAAAATGCATCGTCGTCGGAGGCGGTAAAGTGGCCGAGCGTAAACTGGCCGGCTTGCTGGAGGCAGGAGCCGACAATGTTGCCGTCATCAGTCCGGTTATTACGCCAAAGCTGGAAGAGCTGGCTGCAGCCAGCTTGATCCGCTGGGACAAGCGGCCGTATAACGGCTTGGATGCCGGCGTATTCCTCGTTATTGCCGCAACGGATGACCGTGAGGTGAATAAGCGGGTTGCAGCGGATGCCGAGCGGCTTGAAGCGCTTGTTAATGTTGCGGATGCGCCGGAAGAAGGGCGTTTCATAACGCCTGCGGTGGTCCGCAGAGGTTCGCTTCTGCTGGCGGTTACAGCCGGCGGGGCAAGCCCTTCGCTTACGGTCCGCATTAAGCGGGAGCTGGAGGCACGATACGGGCCGGACTATGCCGCGTATACCGAGAAGCTGGCTCGTCTGCGCTTGCTTGTTCAGCAGACCGTAGCAGACGAAATGGATAAGAAAGATATTTTGCAGCGGGCCGCACTGGAAATGCCGCCTTTTGCTGTTGAAGAGAATGCAGACGAGTGGCTTGCAAGGCTGACAAGGAAAACAGAGGGATGAGAGGGTGGCGGAAATGGCAACAACCGGGAAAAGAACAATTGTGGTTGGGACAAGACAAAGCGCGCTTGCGCTCACGCAAACCGGGCAGGTTATTGACCAGCTGAAGGCGATTTGCGAGTCGCATGGGCTTGATTATACATTCGAAATACATAAAATCGTAACCAAAGGCGACCAGATCATTGACGTAACGTTATCGAAGGTTGGCGGCAAAGGTTTGTTTGTGAAGGAAATTGAACAAGCGCTGCTCGACGGGACAATTGATCTTGCCGTACACAGCATGAAAGATATGCCGTATGAGCTTCCCGGCGGATTAATTAACGGAGCGGTTCCGAAGCGGGTGGACCCGAGGGACTGCCTCGTATCCAAAGATGGACAGGACTTGGCGGGTTTGCCGCCGGGCGCGAAAGTGGGAACAAGCAGTTTGCGCCGCGCTGCGCAAATTAAAGCATATCGCCCCGATCTTACGCTTGAATCGGTGCGCGGCAATATCGACTCGCGTATCCGCAAGCTGGAGACGGAAGGATTTGATGCCATTATTTTGGCAACAGCCGGTTTGAAACGAATGGACTGGGATAACCGGATTACCGCTTATATTCCAGAAGATGTCTGCATTCCGGCTGTCGGGCAAGGCGCGCTGGGCATCGAATGCCGGGAGGCTGATGCGGAAGTGCGGGAGCTGCTGGCGCTTCTTAATGATGAAGATACCGCTTATGCCGTTGAAGCAGAGAGAAGTTTCCTCGGTGCGCTGAACGGCGGCTGCCAGGTGCCGCTTGGCGCGCATGCTGTCCTTAAGCAAGCGCAGGACGGCACACGAACGCTTGAGCTTTCCGGCATGGTCGGAACGCCGGACGGCTCCACGCTGCTGAAAGAAATTCAGCAGGGCAGCGATCCGGTCGAGCTTGGCCGAAGCGTAGCCGCCGCGCTCCGCGCTCGCGGAGCGGACGATATTCTGAAGCAATACGGGGGCGCACATGGAGCATAAAGGAACGGTATATTTGGTTGGCGCAGGACCGGGAGATCCGAAGCTGATTACCGTTCGCGGCTTGGAAGTGCTCCGCAAAAGCGACGTTGTTGTATATGACCGGCTGGCAAGCCCAAGGCTGCTTCAGCATTTGAAGCCGGGAACGGAAAAAATATATGTCGGCAAGCTGCCGGACAGGCATACGATGAAGCAGGAGCAAATCAATCAGCTGCTTGTCGATTTGGCTTTGCAGGGGAAAACGGTAACCCGGCTTAAAGGCGGCGACCCGACGATTTTTGGCCGGGTCGGCGAAGAGGCGGAACTGCTGCAAGAGCACGGAATAACATTTGAGATTGTGCCGGGCATTACTTCGGCTATCGCTGTGCCGGCGTATGCCGGCATCCCGGTGACGCACCGCGATCTTGCATCGTCGCTGTCGATCATTACAGGCCACGAAAGCCCGGAAAAGCTGGACCGTTCCATTCATTGGGACAAGGTGACGAACGCTACCGGAACGCTTGTTTTTCTGATGGGCGTCTCCAAAGTCGGCTATATCGCCGAGCAGCTGATCCGGCACGGCAAGCCGCCTGAGACGCCGGTAGCCCTGATCCGCTGGGGAACAAGGCCGGAGCAGGAGACCATTACCGGAACGCTTGCGACGATAGAACGAATCGTTAAAGAAGCGGGCTTTCAGCCGCCGGCCGTTATCGTGGTCGGGGAGGTTGTGCTTCAGCGCGACAAGCTGCAATGGGTGGAGCGCAAGCCGCTGTTTGGCATGCGCGTGCTCATTACACGCGCCCGGTCGCAGGCTAGCGAGCTGGCCGCCCTCATCGAAGAGCTGGGCGGCGAGCCGTGCGAATTTCCTGTCATTGAAACCAGAATGACAGAAGGCGGGCATGCGGCAGAAGCTATCGGCGGCGCGCTTCAGCAAGCCGAACAATATCACTGGCTGCTGTTTACGAGCGTAAACGGCGTCGAATACTTTTTTGAATGGCTGAAGCGTCTGGGCGTTGATATTCGACGTTTCCATGCGGCCCGTATTGCCGCTGTCGGCCCCAAGACGGCGCAAGCGCTGGAAGCGAAAGGGCTGCTGCCTGTCAGCCTGCCCGGTCAATTCCAGGCGGAAGGCTTGCTGGAGCGGCTGAAAGGCGAAATCGCCCCCGGCCAAAAGGTGCTTTTGCCGAGAGGCAATCTGGCGCGCGACCTGCTTCCGAAAGAGCTGGAAGCCGGCGGTATTGCTGCGGTTCCGATTGATGTATACGAAACCGTGCTTGCGGAAAACCAAGACGAATATGCGCTTGAGGCGCTTCGCGAGCGCGAAATCCATATGATTACGTTTACCAGCTCCTCCACGGTAAACAACCTGCTCGAGCTGCTGAAGCGGAGCGGAATAGACCAGCCGGCGAAGCTGCTGGAAGCCGTGCCTGTCGCTTCGATTGGCCCGCAAACGACTAAGGCGGCTGAAGCAGCGGGGCTTGAAGTTGCAATTGAGCCGGACACGGCGACCATCGAGGCATTGGTCGCCGCTATTGTGCAATACAGGCTGACGGAACGCAGCCGCATGAATGAATGACAAGACTGGGAGGCATGACAACGATGACATTTCCAATTGAAAGGCATCGCCGTTTACGCAGAACGGCTGCATTGCGCAGCATGGTTAGAGAGACAATCCTTCATCCTGATGAATTTATTTATCCGATATTCGTAACGTTTGGCACCAATGTCAAAACCGAAATTGCTTCGATGCCGGGCGTATTCCAATATTCGCTTGACCGGCTGGAAGAGGAAATTAAAGATGTCATCGACGCCGGTATCCGCAGCGTCCTGCTGTTTGGCATTCCGGAGCATAAAGATGCAGTCGGCACTTCCGCGTTCGAATCGGAAGGGATTGTTCAACAGGCGACAAGGGCTATTAAAAAAATGGCACCCGACATGCTTGTTGTGGCGGACACCTGCTTATGCGAATTTACAGATCACGGCCATTGCGGCTTGATCCATCACGACCCTGTCACCGGCGTTGCCGACGTAGACAATGACAGCTCGCTTGAGGTGTTGGTCCGCACGGCCATTTCGCAAGCGGAAGCGGGAGCGGATATTATCGCCCCTTCCAACATGATGGACGGATTTGTGGCCGCGATCCGCGCCGGTCTTGATGAAGCAGGTTATTCGCATATTCCGATCATGTCGTATTCGGTCAAATATGCATCCGCATTTTACGGCCCGTTCCGCGAGGCTGCGCAATCCGCGCCGCAGTTCGGCGACCGCAAAACGTATCAGATGGATCCGGCCAACGTGCGGGAAGCGCTGCGCGAAGCGGACTCCGATGTGACCGAAGGCGCCGACATGCTGATGGTGAAACCGGCACTCGCGTATATGGACGTCATTAAAACGCTGAAAGACAATTTCGACCTGCCTGTTGTTGCTTATAACGTCAGCGGCGAATATTCGATGGTGAAAGCGGCGGCAGCCAGCGGCTGGATTGACGAACGCAAAATCGTTATGGAATCGCTGCTTGGCATGAAACGCGCCGGCGCAGACATCATTATTACGTATCATGCGAAAGATGCGGCAAGATGGCTGAAGGAGGAAACGAAGTGAGCGAGCATACAAGCACCAGAGTGAATACACGTTCGGTTGAAGCTTTTGCCAGAGCGAAGCAGGTAATGCCGGGCGGCGTCAACAGCCCCGTGCGCGCGTTCAAATCGGTAGGGCTGAATCCGGTCTATATGGAGCGCGGAGAAGGCAGCCGCATTTACGATATCGACGGCAACAGCTATATCGACTACATTGCCTCCTGGGGGCCGCTTATTATGGGCCATGCCCATCCGGAAGTGGTCGAAGCGATCAAGCGTACAGCCGAGAAAGGCACCAGCTTTGGCGCGCCGACCGAACTGGAGACGTTAATGGCGGAAACGGTATGCGAACGCGTGCCTTCCGTTGATATCGTCCGCATGGTCAATTCGGGTACGGAAGCTACGATGAGCGCCCTTCGCCTGGCGAGAGGTTATACGAAACGCAACCGTATTCTGAAGTTCGAAGGCTCGTATCACGGCCATGCCGACAGCCTGCTGATCAAAGCCGGTTCGGGTGTCGCTACGCTTGGCCTGCCGGACAGCCCGGGCGTACCGGAGCATGTGGCAGCCCAGACGATTGCGGTGCCGTATAACGATCTGGAATCGGTGAAGCTGGCGTTTGAGCGATACGGCGAAGAAATCGCCTGCATTATTGTGGAGCCAATCGCCGGCAACATGGGTGTGGTGCCGCCGCTTCCGGGCTTCCTGCAAGGGCTGCGCGACATTACCCGCCAATATGGCAGCCTGCTTATTTTTGACGAGGTCATGACCGGCTTCCGCGTCGGCTACAGTTGCGCGCAAGGGCTGTTCGGCATTGAACCCGATTTGACCTGCTTCGGCAAAGTCATCGGCGGCGGTTTGCCGGTAGGGGCTTATGGCGGCAAACGCGAAATTATGGAAATGATTGCGCCAAGCGGCCCGATTTATCAGGCGGGTACGCTTTCGGGCAACCCGCTGGCAATGGCTGCAGGCTACACGACATTAAAGCTGTTGACGCCGGAAACGTACAATCTGCTGGAAAACCGCGCTTCCCGCCTGCAGCTTGGCTTCGAGGCCAATGCGCGCAAGCATGGCGTTCCTGTGACCATTAACCGCGTCGGCTCGATGGTATGTCCGTTCTTTACCGATACGCTGGTCGTTAACTTCGATACGGCGAAAACCTCCAATCTGGAACGGTTCAAATCGTATTTCGCCCATATGCTTGATCTTGGCGTAAGCGTAGCGCCTTCGCAGTTCGAAGGAATGTTTGTATCGGCGGTGCACTCGAATGAAGACATCGACGCTACGATTGCAGCACATGATGCGGCGCTCAGCCGCTTGTAATAACGGAAGTCTGTAACACAGCATTAAAGCCCAATACGGATAACGGCCGGATCGAAAAAACGGTTTCGATTCGGCTTTTTTGCAAATAGAAGCCGGTTTCGCAAACCAAAGCTTCTATTCCTCCGGAACGAACAAAGGAGAGATTGTAAACGATGAATCGTAACACCTATATTCGCAAAGGGGAATGGATGGAGCTGGATACAACAGCCGTTGCCGCAGAAACGGGAGCGGCTCCGCTTGAAACCGGGGCTCATCCGCACCATGTCCGGCAATGGCTGCAGTCGCTGTCCTTTTTTCCGGACAAATGGCTGGGCCGCTTATTTTCCGTAGGAGGCATCCGCTGGCAGGGCGATGCGCTGCAGCTGCTTGCCTTCCCGGCGGCGGATACAGACAAAGATGCCGTATACCGGAAAGCGGCTGCGCCAACCGTTATGGCTGCGCCCCCGGTATTGTTTGAAGATGATTTTTGCCTCGTTCTCCACAAGCCTGCAGGCATGCCCGTTCATGAATCGCACCCGGGGCATACAGGCACGCTGGACGAAGCGGCGGCAAGGCATGCGCTGGCGGAAGGCGACCCGCTGCCGCTGCGCCATATTCACCGGCTGGATGAAGATACGTCAGGGCCGGTGTTATATGCCAAAAACGAACTGGCCCAGCTGCTGCTGGACGAGGCAATGCGCGACAAGCGGATTGACCGGCATTATTTGGCGGTTGTCCGCGGCAGGCCGACCAGACGGCAGGGAACCGTAGACGAGCCGATCGGCAAGGACCGCCATCATTCCTCCAGAAGAATCGTAACCTCTTCCGGGGACCGGGCCGTTACGCATTACGAGCTGTTGGAGCGCTGGGGGACCGCCTCTTTGCTGCGTTTGCAGCTGGAAACGGGCAGAACGCATCAAATCCGCGTCCATATGAGCTTTAACGGCAATCCGCTGCTTGGCGACCAGCTGTACGGCGGAGATACAAGGCTGATCCGCCATCAGGCGCTTCACGGCGAATCGCTTGCTTTTCCGCATCCGTGGACCCGGGAGGTTATTCGAGTAGAAGCAGCTCCTCCCCGCTGGTTATCCGAATTGAAAGAGAAGCTGGCCGGTACGGCAAAATGATAGTCATGCACCTCTCCTTCCTGCCATATAGATAGATAGTGAATGTAACGTATAGCCCAAGCATTCAGTAGGAGGAAGGGAGGAAAAGCAGCGTGGCGGAACAAACAAACGGATTGCGTTTTGATGTATATGAGCGCGTTCACTTACCGGATGATGTAGCTGCTATTGATGAGCTGGAGGAAATTGAGCTGGTTCCTCGCATCCAGGTGGTTGAGCAGGGTGACCATGCCTTATTAAAAGGCCAATTGCTGCTTAGCGGGGTTTATCGCAGCAAGTCGGAGCTGGCGGCGTCGCAGACGCTGGAACATTGGATTCCCGTTGAAATTTCCTTGCCGATGAACCGGGTATCCAGGCTGGAGGACATATCGGTCGAGATTGATAATTTCGACGTCGACTTATTGTCGTCGCGTACCATTAATGTCACGGGGGTCCTTTCCTTGCGCGGCATATTGGTGGAATCATTGCCGGAAGCGGCAGAGCCGTGGCGCGAAGAGTCCTTTACTGTTGTTCACCGCCGGGAGCGGGAAGAAGCGCAGTCGTATCCTTATGGAGGGTACGCCCAGGAATGGGCGGAAGAACAGCAGCGGCAGCCGCAACCACAGCAGGAAGCGCCGCAGGCTGGATTTTCGTCTCATTTTGGCATACCGGATGAAGCTGCCGCTATAAGGGAACAATCGGAAGCGGAGTTCCAGCCGGAGCCTCGCGCGGAACAGCCGCTAGGTGGTCAAGCCGATGCCGGCTGGTCCGCTTCGCCGTGGCTGCCGGCTGATGCGCAAGCGGAGGAGCGCCAGCCCGAGGCAGCTGCAGAAGCGGCTGAGGCGGGGGCGCTGCCATACGAGGAGCCGCAGCCGGAAGCATGGACGGAGACGTCGCCTGTTGCTCAAGCGCTGGAAGCGGCGCAGCCGGAGCCGGAAAAGCAGGAGCCGCGCGTCGCATTTGGCGCGAAGCAGGAGCAGCCCGCCAAAGCCGATGCTTCCGGAGTCGGCTTGCTGACGCTGCTGCAAACGAGCCGGAGAGAGCAGGCGGCAAGGCAAGCGGCCGAAGAAGAGCTAACTGCGAAAAGAGAGCAAAAGCGCAATGAATTGTACGTCGATGAAATCGAATGGGGCAACTTGTTCCTCGGCAAGCAGGCGAGCAGCCAAAACGAGTTCCGCAAAATACGTGTGTGCATCGTTCAAAAGGAAGAAACGCTCGAATCGATTGCGTTTCGCTACAATTTGAACCCCAGAGAAATTTTGCTGCACAACCGGCTAAGCGACAGCTCTGTGTCGGAAGGACAAGTGCTTTATATTCCGTAATGAACGGCCAGCGCTTGCGCATGCATCCTATCTTGAAACAGCACTCCTAAGCTTGTCCGCCCCGGATTCGTCGGCGGCAGGCATAGGAGTGCTTTTTGCTTCTGTCCGGCTGCAGCGAACAGCCGGCAGGCGGCGCCGCGAGGGAAGCGGTTGCCTGCCGGCTCCTTCTGGCCCGATTAGGCGGCCGATATGTCAAAAGTTTAGAGGTATAAAGTTGACTAGAGCAGGCAATAACGATATGATAAGAAATATATGTTTTCATTGAATGAAATGACGATGAAGGGGAAGTGTACGCACCCAAGCCTTCAGAGAGCGGAGCCGTAACGCTGAGAGGCTGCGCAGGAACTTGATGCTACAGGTCGCCCCGGAGTTGCCCGGATGAGCAGGCTATTCGCTTGCTAGCCCAGGCCGGCCACAGCCGTTATCTGTTTAAGTGCCGTTCGCGTGTTAGCGGGCGGAATAAAGGTGGTACCGCGGAAGTTCAACCTTTCGTCCTTTCTGTTTAAGGGCGGAAGGTTTTTTTGCGTCAATTACAACGATTACGATAAGAATGATGGAGGATGGTTCGCTTATGCCAGAAAACCAAACGACACCTGAAATGCCGACGACCTACGATCCGAAGTCGGCCGAACAAAAATGGCACGACTACTGGAAGCAGGGAGGCTATTTTGAGGCGGGCAAAAATCCCGACGCCCAGCCGTATACGATCGTGATTCCCCCGCCAAACGTAACGGGGATGCTCCATATCGGCCATGCGCTTGATTTTACGCTGCAGGATATTATGATCCGCACGAAACGGATGCAAGGCTATGACGCGCTGTGGCTGCCGGGCACCGACCATGCCGGTATCGCAACGCAAACAAAGGTTGAGCAAAAGCTGAGAGAGCAAGGCCTCTCCCGCTACGACCTCGGCCGCGAGAAGTTTCTGGAGAAGGTATGGGAGTGGAAAGACCAATACGCCGAAACGATTCACGAGCAATGGGCCAAAATGGGCTTCTCGCTTGACTTTACCCGCGAGCGCTTCACACTGGACGAAGGCTTGTCCAAGGCTGTGCGCGAAGTGTTTGTACGCCTGTACGATAAAGGCCTTATTTACCGCGGCAAAAAAATTATTAACTGGGATCCGGCGGCTCGCACAGCTTTGTCCGATATTGAGGTTGAATATAAAGAAATTAACGGCAGCCTGTACCATCTGCAGTACCCGCTGAAAGACGGCAGCGGCTTTATTACCGTTGCGACAACCCGTCCGGAGACGATGCTTGGCGATACGGCCGTAGCTGTTCATCCGGAAGATGAGCGTTACAAAGATTTGATCGGCAAGCTTATTGTACTTCCGATCGTTGGCCGCGAAATTCCGATTATCGCCGACGAATATGTCGAGAAGGAATTTGGCTCCGGCGCCGTAAAAATTACGCCTGCCCATGATCCTAACGACTTCGAGGTAGGCGCGCGCCATGACCTGCCGCAAATTATCGTCATGGACGAAAGCGGCACGATGAATGACAATGCCGGCCCTTACCAAGGCCTGGACCGCGCGGACTGCCGCAAGCAAATCGTCAAAGATTTGCAGGAGCAGGGCGTATGCATCCGTATTGAAGAGCATGTGCATCAAGTTGGCCACAGCGAGCGCAGCGGCGCCGTTGTAGAGCCGTATTTGTCCACGCAATGGTTTGTTGCGATGCAGCCGCTTGCGGACACCGCTATTGCCGCTCAAAAATCCGGCAAAG encodes the following:
- the cobA gene encoding uroporphyrinogen-III C-methyltransferase, which gives rise to MEHKGTVYLVGAGPGDPKLITVRGLEVLRKSDVVVYDRLASPRLLQHLKPGTEKIYVGKLPDRHTMKQEQINQLLVDLALQGKTVTRLKGGDPTIFGRVGEEAELLQEHGITFEIVPGITSAIAVPAYAGIPVTHRDLASSLSIITGHESPEKLDRSIHWDKVTNATGTLVFLMGVSKVGYIAEQLIRHGKPPETPVALIRWGTRPEQETITGTLATIERIVKEAGFQPPAVIVVGEVVLQRDKLQWVERKPLFGMRVLITRARSQASELAALIEELGGEPCEFPVIETRMTEGGHAAEAIGGALQQAEQYHWLLFTSVNGVEYFFEWLKRLGVDIRRFHAARIAAVGPKTAQALEAKGLLPVSLPGQFQAEGLLERLKGEIAPGQKVLLPRGNLARDLLPKELEAGGIAAVPIDVYETVLAENQDEYALEALREREIHMITFTSSSTVNNLLELLKRSGIDQPAKLLEAVPVASIGPQTTKAAEAAGLEVAIEPDTATIEALVAAIVQYRLTERSRMNE
- a CDS encoding RluA family pseudouridine synthase, whose translation is MNRNTYIRKGEWMELDTTAVAAETGAAPLETGAHPHHVRQWLQSLSFFPDKWLGRLFSVGGIRWQGDALQLLAFPAADTDKDAVYRKAAAPTVMAAPPVLFEDDFCLVLHKPAGMPVHESHPGHTGTLDEAAARHALAEGDPLPLRHIHRLDEDTSGPVLYAKNELAQLLLDEAMRDKRIDRHYLAVVRGRPTRRQGTVDEPIGKDRHHSSRRIVTSSGDRAVTHYELLERWGTASLLRLQLETGRTHQIRVHMSFNGNPLLGDQLYGGDTRLIRHQALHGESLAFPHPWTREVIRVEAAPPRWLSELKEKLAGTAK
- a CDS encoding LysM peptidoglycan-binding domain-containing protein, encoding MAEQTNGLRFDVYERVHLPDDVAAIDELEEIELVPRIQVVEQGDHALLKGQLLLSGVYRSKSELAASQTLEHWIPVEISLPMNRVSRLEDISVEIDNFDVDLLSSRTINVTGVLSLRGILVESLPEAAEPWREESFTVVHRREREEAQSYPYGGYAQEWAEEQQRQPQPQQEAPQAGFSSHFGIPDEAAAIREQSEAEFQPEPRAEQPLGGQADAGWSASPWLPADAQAEERQPEAAAEAAEAGALPYEEPQPEAWTETSPVAQALEAAQPEPEKQEPRVAFGAKQEQPAKADASGVGLLTLLQTSRREQAARQAAEEELTAKREQKRNELYVDEIEWGNLFLGKQASSQNEFRKIRVCIVQKEETLESIAFRYNLNPREILLHNRLSDSSVSEGQVLYIP
- the hemB gene encoding porphobilinogen synthase, with the protein product MTFPIERHRRLRRTAALRSMVRETILHPDEFIYPIFVTFGTNVKTEIASMPGVFQYSLDRLEEEIKDVIDAGIRSVLLFGIPEHKDAVGTSAFESEGIVQQATRAIKKMAPDMLVVADTCLCEFTDHGHCGLIHHDPVTGVADVDNDSSLEVLVRTAISQAEAGADIIAPSNMMDGFVAAIRAGLDEAGYSHIPIMSYSVKYASAFYGPFREAAQSAPQFGDRKTYQMDPANVREALREADSDVTEGADMLMVKPALAYMDVIKTLKDNFDLPVVAYNVSGEYSMVKAAAASGWIDERKIVMESLLGMKRAGADIIITYHAKDAARWLKEETK
- the hemL gene encoding glutamate-1-semialdehyde 2,1-aminomutase; the encoded protein is MAEGGNEVSEHTSTRVNTRSVEAFARAKQVMPGGVNSPVRAFKSVGLNPVYMERGEGSRIYDIDGNSYIDYIASWGPLIMGHAHPEVVEAIKRTAEKGTSFGAPTELETLMAETVCERVPSVDIVRMVNSGTEATMSALRLARGYTKRNRILKFEGSYHGHADSLLIKAGSGVATLGLPDSPGVPEHVAAQTIAVPYNDLESVKLAFERYGEEIACIIVEPIAGNMGVVPPLPGFLQGLRDITRQYGSLLIFDEVMTGFRVGYSCAQGLFGIEPDLTCFGKVIGGGLPVGAYGGKREIMEMIAPSGPIYQAGTLSGNPLAMAAGYTTLKLLTPETYNLLENRASRLQLGFEANARKHGVPVTINRVGSMVCPFFTDTLVVNFDTAKTSNLERFKSYFAHMLDLGVSVAPSQFEGMFVSAVHSNEDIDATIAAHDAALSRL